From one Montipora capricornis isolate CH-2021 chromosome 10, ASM3666992v2, whole genome shotgun sequence genomic stretch:
- the LOC138019967 gene encoding protein NLRC5-like has translation MDPYRLKLLSLSNELTDRDLVELKFICKQHIPVGILERIKRPLELFDELENRNLLASNNKEFLAALFAGINRLELRDDFLGKPKEGNISSPQILFQQTLCDFYKDVIGWLQPLAWNKSFLIHVKHIYTNLQMITKSQKGRVTKKEPLESYVDIFEPQRGSSKSKRILIEGQAGVGKSTFASLIVYDWACGNPKLQHFKLVLFMEVKQMTGNLKMDIFELLFPRDFYYSSENLFQFVIANQDSVLFILDGYDEVNPSQLGDVEDLIMGKMLRGATVLVTSRPGKGSRVHWFMDSRIEISGFTNENIHEFVFKYFQDDLPKAESLITQLELHPVAENIARLPLTAMLICAMWEEMPQASLLSSITSLFSELTLLLVKRHYARQSGNGFDPENLCSLDDIPDDLFQSLLSLGEISLIGLLNDQLLFDAHKLEKACASNKGVLDIGLLSKESGASRLKPVQKYRFSHRSYQEFLAALWLSRRIKAAFANQSVFDDVSIYIMNCLSSELTSVLFLFTPGLLGDAFQPFFELLLQEGSTEVEACMSLKQSFFEVCVLSLYESHQGHLAYKLEPQIPQGVVKLHHFHATPYKLRALVHFLCNCRSVESLILEEGRVDKKALQILARFLPEVMSLRDLHLKSAMVNDDSLSAFANSLSSVVQLENLVLAHNFITDDGLAILILSFKELPNLKLLDIQGNKISEAGFKDLASAMPLLPKLEELSIGGPVISISAEGEPQSVDKEKSPTVTLSEMTFNLLMEAAVSHNALTKIWLHLDAVPLGKTPAEFEHLRLL, from the exons ATGGACCCGTATCGACTGAAACTGTTGTCCCTTTCGAATGAGTTAACAGATCGAGATCTGGTTGAGTTGAAATTTATTTGCAAGCAGCACATCCCTGTTGGAATATTGGAGAGAATAAAAAGGCCGCTGGAGTTGTTTGACGAACTTGAGAATAGAAACTTATTAGCGTCGAATAACAAGGAATTTCTGGCTGCCTTATTTGCTGGGATAAATCGTTTGGAATTGAGGGATGATTTCCTTG GCAAACCAAAAGAGGGGAACATCTCATCACCCCAGATTCTATTccaacaaactctgtgtgattTCTACAAAGACGTAATTGGATGGCTGCAGCCTCTTGCATGGAACAAATCATTCTTGATTCATGTCAAGCACATCTACACCAACCTGCAGATGATCACAAAATCTCAAAAAGGACGAGTTACAAAGAAAGAGCCTTTGgaatcatatgttgacattttTGAGCCCCAAAGAGGTTCTTCCAAGTCGAAGCGTATCCTTATAGAGGGACAAGCAGGTGTTGGGAAGAGCACATTTGCTTCTCTCATTGTTTATGACTGGGCTTGTGGAAATCCAAAGCTGCAGCATTTCAAACTTGTTCTGTTTATGGAAGTTAAGCAAATGACTGGAAACTTGAAGATGGACATCTTTGAGTTGCTTTTCCCAAGAGACTTTTATTATTCTTCTGAAAACCTCTTCCAGTTTGTCATTGCAAACCAGGATAGTGTTCTTTTCATTCTTGATGGCTACGATGAAGTGAATCCTTCACAGCTGGGAGATGTGGAAGATCTAATCATGGGCAAGATGCTAAGGGGTGCTACTGTGCTTGTTACATCAAGGCCTGGCAAAGGATCAAGGGTTCACTGGTTTATGGATTCCCGCATTGAGATAAGTGGTTTTACCAATGAGAATATTCATGAGTTTGTTTTCAAGTACTTCCAGGATGATCTTCCCAAGGCAGAGAGCTTAATAACTCAACTTGAACTGCACCCTGTTGCAGAAAACATTGCTAGACTTCCATTAACAGCAATGCTTATTTGTGCAATGTGGGAAGAAATGCCTCAAGCTTCCTTGCTCAGTTCCATAACTTCCCTTTTCAGTGAGCTTACACTATTACTTGTGAAGCGCCACTATGCAAGACAGTCTGGGAATGGTTTTGATCCTGAAAACCTCTGCTCTTTGGATGATATTCCAGATGATCTGTTCCAAAGTCTCCTTTCATTGGGAGAAATTTCACTCATTGGACTGTTGAATGATCAGTTACTCTTTGATGCTCACAAACTTGAAAAGGCATGTGCATCGAACAAAGGTGTACTTGATATAGGTTTGTTGTCAAAGGAATCGGGAGCCTCTCGACTAAAACCAGTCCAGAAGTATCGTTTTTCACACAGGTCATACCAGGAATTTCTTGCAGCACTTTGGTTGAGCCGCAGAATTAAAGCAGCTTTCGCAAACCAATCAGTCTTTGATGATGTCAGCATTTACATTATGAATTGCTTGTCATCAGAATTGACTTCTGTTCTTTTCCTATTTACGCCCGGACTTCTTGGTGATGCATTTCAACCTTTCTTTGAGCTTCTGCTGCAAGAAGGAAGTACAGAGGTGGAGGCATGTATGAGCTTGAAGCAATCcttctttgaagtttgtgttCTTTCTTTATACGAATCACACCAGGGACACTTGGCCTACAAATTGGAACCTCAAATACCCCAAGGTGTTGTTAAGCTTCATCATTTTCATGCAACCCCTTACAAACTCAGGGCTCTAGTGCACTTTTTGTGCAACTGCCGATCAGTGGAGTCCTTGATTCTGGAAGAAGGTCGAGTTGACAAGAAAGCTCTTCAAATACTTGCAAGATTTCTTCCAGAAGTGATGTCGCTTAGAGATTTACACTTGAAATCAGCCATGGTCAATGATGACAGTTTGTCTGCATTTGCAAACTCGCTTTCTTCTGTTGTACAGTTAGAGAATCTGGTACTTGCACATAACTTCATCACTGACGATGGTTTGGCAATCCTAATTTTGTCCTTCAAGGAGCTTCCAAACTTGAAACTCTTAGATATCCAAGGGAACAAGATTTCTGAAGCAGGTTTTAAGGATTTAGCTTCAGCAATGCCACTCTTGCCCAAGCTTGAAGAGTTGTCCATTGGAGGCCCTGTGATTAGCATTTCTGctgaag GTGAGCCTCAGTCTGTGGACAAGGAGAAAAGCCCCACTGTTACTTTGTCTGAGATGACATTCAATTTGCTGATGGAGGCAGCTGTCTCTCATAATGCCTTGACAAAAATCTG GCTTCATCTAGATGCTGTTCCTCTGGGGAAAACTCCAGCTGAATTTGAACATCTACGATTGCTGTAA